In Anopheles bellator chromosome 2, idAnoBellAS_SP24_06.2, whole genome shotgun sequence, the genomic stretch TAAGTTGATGATTGTAAAAAGTTGCAATCCTGCGTGTGTATATCAGATGTAAAAATAATATCTCTCTCTGCTCTGtactttctttccttccgAGGAGCTATCGTTTCGTTGATGCACTGCGTTCTATCCGTTGGTGGGCGATAGTTATCTGATTGTGTTATCGTGTCGGATGCTCGATCACTCGTTATGCCATTAGCTAGACAGTTAATTAAGCACAGAAAAGCAATCTCTTTTCTGCCGTCCAATGATCGTACGTCCTGCTTCTGGGCGTGTGTTCACTCTTTCTTCACCGTAACTGCAGGATGAAAATGCAGCGTGATATCAAGGGCACGTCGTGTTGCCTTCCCTATTTTTTGTTAGCGCTTTCTCGGCTTGTCAGTATATTATATGCGCATCCCAGCGCCCACGATATTTCGTGTCCATCGATCTTTTTGTACAGCTGAAAAGGTAATTGCAGTTTTAGGGCAAATTTTTCGAGAAACAATCTTTACGAACCTTGAGCGGTGTTTTTGCCTTCAATCCGTAGCCTTCCTCAAGCAGCGTAGAGATGAAGACGAGATCGACACACATAAACGGTTGATCCGTGTTCGCCTCGGCGCACACTTCTCTCGATTTGCTGACAAACTCGCCGACCGTCGTTTCACCACCTTGCATGGGGTCTGAAAAGAAACATGAAATGATTACCCACCGGTCACCCGATTGAACGCAGTGCATGCTTACCAACGAGCCCCGTTTCGATCGCACGATCAAAGAAGTAACTGAAGGCCGAAATTTCGTGCTGCTTCAGCGTGACCGGTTTGGGTTTCAGTGTCGGCAACAGTTTCTCTCTAACGATGGCCGCACACTGCTCGTAATCGACTACCGGGTTTTCGGCCGTTGCCCTCGGGTTCTCCTTGCCGCTCACATAGTACTGACCGGTTCCGTAGCGGAACAGCTTGTTCTTGATGATCGGATTAACACATTCGCTTGCCAGCTTCGTCTCATTCTCGGCCACCCGATGCGTAAATACGGCGTGCCGTATCGCGTGCAGTCCGGCGCCGAGGTAGCTGTTTGTGAACACCTCAACGTACGAGTCGAGCGTTGGAACTCGGTGCATAAATGCGGCGTACAGTGGCGTCTGCGAAACGTCCTTCGGTGCAAAAGTGACCTGCGTACTGCCGCCTCCCAAATCGAGTGCCGCTACCGTGCTGCGACTGTTCAGCTTGCCCAGCAGGAAGTTCACGGTGAACCATGAAAAGATACCCTCGTCCGTACCGTCCATGATTTCCACCGCCTGGCCGTCCACCTGGAACCCGGACGTGCGGAACAGTTCCCGGCAGGCAGCAAGCAGAGCTTCCGCCTGTTCGGGCTTCAGCAATCGCAACCCGGCCGTCGCCTTCAGGACGAGCGGAGTTTGAGATAGTTTTTCAGAAGGCACTACTCCTTTGGCGGCATCAAGCAGCTTTCCGATGCTGGCGGCCCCATCGAGCGGCCTTTCGGCAAACGCTGATAGGCCCGGTTTGGATTGCTGAAACAGCTCGTAGTCGAGGACGAGCCGCCCATCGAGGTAACCATGGTGGAACTCGAACGCCAACACGCGGCTCCCCGTCGAGCCGGCATCAATTACGACGGCGTAGATTTTCTCGTGGTACCCAAGCCGGCCGGCAATGCCATCGATGATCGGATGGAACGAATCTGTGTAGGCACCGAGCAGGAAGATCAGCAGCGAGGCACTGACCACGAggcagataaacgaaaaacGGAGGTTGCTGCCGGCCGACTTGGCTCCGCCGGAACCACCTTTTCGGCGTGCTCCCGCCGGCGGTTGTGTTCGCTCGGAGGAAtcttgctgctgcaactggGGAATAAGAACAGCAAAGCATTAGACACGAACCGTAAGAAGTGGAGTTTGGTTCGAGGCCTTGGGCAAAATAAAAGAGAATCGATTGTAGGCAGCCGGCGCTTAAAGTCAACAGAAACTGGCAACTCATTCAATTGACGAAGTTGCCTAATCATCATCCCGCTcctccgtcgtcgccgtcgcatCCATCGTCGTCATTATCGCTATCTGCGAGGCACTCGCGAAGAAGATTGCCAAGCGACGcggatgtgtgtgttttatgcaGCCCTGTAGTGTAAAACCTGCAGTTGTGGCACGGATGGTACGGTTTTTTTCGGAACAATTGAAACCAATAATTACCAGCTCATAATCGTAACCCATTGTCGGCCGGAACGATGGATCGTTGTCTTATCAAAAATTCAACAGAAATGCAAACGGCTCTCCGGTAGTGGAAAGCATCGTTCGTTGAGGCGGCTACCGGTGGTCGCCGGGAAATAGATTCTCGCTTTAGGCTATCGCACGCTCCAAACTGGCCTCCCGAAGGTCATTCAGCCTGTTGCGGATTACGGAGAGGGCACTTCGCCAACGCTCGAGATATGTACGTGTGTATGCGTTGTTGCGTTGACGAGGCAAGACGGAAGTGCGGCCGTACCGCTAACGGTGCTAAAATAAACTATCTGTCTGACGCAACTGCCTGAATGTTTGCACTCGACCGCGACGGACGAAACCGGgcacgaaaacggaaaataactTTCGCTCCTTTGCTGCTTTTCACGAAGCGACCCACCACCACGCAACACTGGCGCGCCCGCGGAAAAGCGCAACAACCTTTTTGACACTTCTCTCGCTGGGCTTCTGCGCGGTCTTGCGAAAGGAAACCTTGATGACAAATCGAACCTTTCGCCCAACAAGAAGAATACGATTGAATGGTTTCACTGTCACCGGCACAGTACTTACCTTCCGGTTGCGCAGATTTTGGTTCGAAGAAGGCATGGCCGCGTGTGGAAATGTGCTGGGATAGTGTCGCAAGGCTGGCTGGGAGAGCAATCAGCCGTACAGCAAACTCGGAATGTGCCAAATCAGTTCCCACCGCGACCGGCAAGAAGAACAACTTAAAACCTACCGCGaacagaagcaaaacaaaactgcctGCCGCCCCGTGCTGCTGGTCTAATGCTGGTATAATGGTCTAATGCTGGTGGCGCTGTTTGTTCCGCATTACGCCACCGGTTACCGCAAACCGCTGTACGAATGGCGGGTTTTAAAACAACGGTTTTTGAATGCCGGATTTTTTCATTGAAACTACTGTTCCATGTTTGCTAAGTTGAATGTCTGAATATTGTGGAAAATAGAAGTTCCGCCCAGACAGTATTGCCAAATGTGCTGTGCTGCAAATGCACCAAAGTTGTATTCGACTCACTCCGTACCAGTGAACTGGTCTAAATTATGACAGCTCTCTTGCGCTGGTCTAACTATGACTGGAACAAAAGTTTGAACGATTTTAAATAGTGATTTCGAACAATTTTCGGTATTCAGTGTTGCCTCAGTTTTCGTAGTTATTCCAACCAATcaagttatttaaaatttacgTTCAAATGTTGTGCTTTTTATTCAATCTATTAAATCTCATGAAAAGTAACGGATTATCTCCATCTCTTGTGAGAAAAATCAGAGTGAGAATGCGAATAAAAGAGTGAGTAAAATTGTCAGTCTGCGAGTGAGTAAAGTTGTCAAGCAATCTCAGTACACATTGGAAGCGATGGGAAAAGGGCATAAAAGTTTCCACTTCGCACCAATCGCCAAAGCAGTTTCTGTTAGACGGGGCGTGAGAAAGAGGTGTCTGTCGAGTTTAAGGGTGGTTCGCATAAAGGCAGGAATCCAGATCGTACCAACTTAAAAAGCGTCCAGCGCCATACGCGGCATCATTATCAATCCCGATTGCCCCGAAAGGTCCTTAGCCGCCACGTCGTTTGCCACTTCCGAGTGCGTCGATTGTGCCATTTAAACGGATTTCTGTGAATCTCCCTGGCCTCGGCGGACGGGACCGAGACCGTCCTTATCACGGTCGACGCTTGGTCGAGATTAATTATAAAAGCACTGGCCagacggccggccggaatcATTCGTTTGCTGCGTCCGCTCAGAGTCACCAGCCGCTCGAACCAACCCTTGAGCGGTGCCGAAACCTTGAAACCCGTTGTCCTTGTgatctgtgtgtgcgtgtaagTGCGCTCTTCCCGGTTCTGGTTCTTGGGGCAATACCCGGTTCATCCTACTTGCTGCCGGAGGAAGTTGCAACGGTTGGTGCGGAATCCACAGTGAAAAGTATGGAGAAAAGTGGTGAAAATGGCCATGAATCCCCCGAGAAGGAGGTTCGCGTTTGGTGCGACGGATGGTAAGTGGTTTGCCGTGCCTAATTCATCAATTACCTTCCCATCTTGCTCCCTATCACGTGAGCGAGGATTTTCTGGCTTCGCTCGCTGATGCAATGTTTTCTGCGTTACGATGGGGTGTTAGTTAGGCCAATGGAAAAACGTCCAAAGCGTATAATAGGTATTGCTCGCCCCGTGACCTTAAAGTGGCATAACTGCTGACCACGGACCATGGTGGGGTTCCCGAAATAGAACGATTGCTCACCACTTCGAGTGCAGCTTGAGAAAAGGGCAGGCAATCCTCTTGCGTGACGCTCCCGACGAGATTGTTCGCATGTTCCGTTAGTCAACTTTTTCAtacagaaaaaggaaatagGAAGCGACTTTCCGGCGGCTCTACTGCATGCACCGTTACCTTTCGCGCAGGGGTAAGAATTTCGTTGCAATCGGAAAAATTCTCGATCCCGTATGCAGCTGAACCAACTTTCTCCAGCGAACACGCTGATGAAACTTAACGTCGTAGGGTGCTTCGACGCTGCGAAAAGGTGCCGACTACAAAGCAGTTTTGTGGAGTAGTAAAAATTATATCATGCTAGTTGAGTAGGCCTTTCTTGAGTGTCTTGCAATCCGACCGTTGTGGAAATTGCTGTAGCGGTGGTGTACAAACCCTTGGACCACACCTTGTGAAAGTTCTGTCCTGTATTTTTAAGGGCCAGATTCGTAACTCTAGGTGAATGAACCGATGGGGTGACAGTACCCTGCACGGTTGGCCGGCACCTCACAGCACCAATTTCGGTCATGCGCTTTCAAGGGCCCACTAGAACAGCGTGGTGTCAATGGAGCAACACGCGTGTTCTATGCGTAAGCGCGCGCCGTgagcaaatcaaaacacaacacgcgCGATCGCATGATTCAGGCTCGCCTATCAGGGACGAGCTCTCGCGCGAACGTGGCGCAAGAGCGAGAGGCACGCTGCGGTCGGCATGGGAGAAAGTGAGATCGACGCGGGaccgagaaaaaaacggttaaAAAACATCAAGTGCGCAAGACGACGCCGTTGAAAGCGGAGAAATAGAGAAAAGCGCTCATGATGCGAGCGAGAAGTTTACACCCGCCTTAGCGTCTTTTCGCTGCAGTGTCCGCTTCCGCCTTATGCTGCCTCTGATTACTCGACCACCCGGTCAGCGGTTTAACCCGGTAGACTAGAGCATATGTTTTGGCCCCGTATAcgaggcgaacgaaaaaacggaaaggtAAAAACAGGTTTACGCGAAGTCGTTGGACCGCGAAGTAAGTTTTTTACGCCAGTGGTATTCGACTTTGTGCGGTACTGCTCGGTTGCCCGATCGGTACCAGACTTTTAAAACggataaagaaacaaaacagaatgTAGAAAAACTGCATTGCGCGTTCCTTGGTTGCTCCATACCAGGAACCGGTAGAAGCGACTAACCGTATTTACTGCCCTTGAATGCGGCAAAACGGCCCCAACAAAATCAAAGGCCCGGTGTGCCAGGCTACGCTGGAGATGCTCCCTGGCGCGCTGCTAGGCAAGGATAAAACCGGTGCGGAAGAGCTCTAGGTCAAGGTCGGCGTTCGTCGTGTTGGTGTGGAAGGTATCGTTGTCCtcgtttgtgtgtttctgtgtgtggtCAGCTCCGGCTCCGAATGGGATCGGGTAACGGATGGTTAATCGCTGATGCATTTCAAGTTGCCCATGGCAACCCTTCGAGCATTTGGTGCATTTCAGATTACTATGTTGCTAGTAGGGATGGGTTGCATATGCGTTTCAGATGTGCCTTCTGACCAGATGATAATATCCTTGCTAAATTGTGATTGTGGATTACACACAATTGAAGtattttgaatttcatttcCTAAACCACACGTAATAATTATGTCGTTAGCAGAGATTGTTTGGAATACGTTGGTAATTAATGTTGCCTGGATGTATTTATCTCTCGCGGTCATGAATGTTAAGTTCCGGGAACTGGTCCAGGATGATTGATAGTAGTGCTTTCCAAGCCATGAGTAGTTTAAAACTGTgtattcattattttcctcTTACTAAAGCCTGCTTCGTGCTGGAGGCAAAGCTGAATCCATTGTTGGAATAAAACAACTAGGATGTGTTTCTCACTCGACCTTTACAGTCGCAACAAGGAACTTGCTAATTGGCCATTGCATCAACCACACGTTTCTTACCCTTTAGATCGTACATGGCGTAGTCGAATGAAACATGTGTCAGGGTGTCTCGTGTCGTGCAACGCAATTGCTTTCCGGTTGCTGCGTAGAGTATTCTCGGACACTTATGAATGTGAGCGTTTGATAAGATAGAACAGCCGCAGGTTTTGGCTATGTTGGTACAAAAGGGTTTCTCAGTAAATGATGTGAATCGACGATGTCGTCAGTGAGTCATTACACTCGAAAGACAGTAGCTTCTAAAAAGTGTGTGAGATGGTTAATCTCTTATAGTGGCCAATCAATCCATTTCTTTTATGTTATGAAAGTCATGATTAGTCTTTCATTCGAATCACTGTCCGAACTAGGTCTAATCATACGAGTGACATGtatgataaaacaaacatcgatTAATCCTTAAACAAGGTTAGAAAGAAATCATTAAAAGAAACCTTTATGTTCACTGTTCGCTAAGTTATGCCTTTGAAGATAGTTTTAAATATGCGTATAATTATACGTAGTGATCGTATGCCACATGCAGATCAGACATCAGTTTCTCTAGCCTTAAACTATCTTACCGCTTCCAATTAGCTTACAAAGACACTCATTGTGAAACGCCCTCAATCGTGTTCTGGTCGATCCTATCTAGAACTGTAAGGTTTCGTTTCGACAACGGGAGAGTGTGCATTCCAAGATAACAATAGCAACGACGACTGGTGGGTTTGCCAACGAAATTGGCACgtgcagcaacagaaaaaacacTAGAACTGAAGCAGGACGTGTCCATTGCCTTTTGCTGTTCTAAATTGATACAAATTAATGGCACTTTACGCTCCACAGAACTATCATCTACACGTCAACCAATGTCGTCCTTGCTTCAATTGGCGCGATTTATTGATCAAAattcggtttctttttcctctctTTTACAGCTATGATATGGTACATTTCGGCCATGCGAATTCCCTGCGGCAGGCGAAGGCTCTCGGGCACAAGCTGATCGTCGGCATCCACAACGATGAGGATATTACAAGAAACAAAGGCCCACCAGTTTTCACACAAGAAGAACGGTACAAAAACGAGTGTTTTTCTCAAAGCATAACCTATACTCATTGCTTAATTTAGAACGTAGAGTTTGTTCAATCGAACGTCGTTGAAAATGTAGAAAAAGTTGTACTGTACATTTAACATTCGCTAGCTGATGTAATCGTGCTCATACTAACGTATTATTATTCTGTAATTTAAAGCATGTTTAGAGTTACGAAATAAGCAAGTAATAGAACTAACGAATCTCCTGACCAGTATTTCACGTCTCTCTGCTTGGTGCCATTGCTTTTGttcgttgtgttttggtttggtgctCCGTTTTTCACGACCACTCGTCACATCAGCGTTTGTTCGCGCGATTAAAGCGCGAACGGGGCGCCCTTCCGTTATCAAAAATTCCAAATCGTTCGATTGCGCAAGTGTCACGCCACAGTGTCTTAAGCACGCAAAACCACGTTCCCGTGGGATTGCCCGATTATCTGGGTGGCCGTTATTGGCGCGGGGACACACGAGTTACAATCGTAAGTTTATGGGACAACCTTCAACTTATCGACCTTATGACGCTACAAGCCAGGGGTATCCGATAATAATTGATCCCTGCCGGAAGGGCGGGCGCTGGTGAAAATAAAGGAGTTCCCCAGGTCAGCCCACTTTTGGAGCAGTCATAATCAGTGATCGAACAGTTACAACCATTCCAAAAACCGTTGCTGCGGTGCGCACATGGTCGCGATAAGCGGTCGGGCCGGAATAAAcgaaggaacaggaacaggttCTCGAAAGAGGCGTCTGTGATGACGTTGCGCATCCATGTTGCCTACGgcagccacaaaaaatcgccCCTTATCAGGATGGCTGCAAGCTATAAATTGAGAAGCAGAAACCTTAGGGGTCGGGTGGTGCGCTGAACTTTCTGTTCCTTCGAATTCGACGAAAGCTCACGCACCATGGTTCTGTCGACCTTTGGAGTGCAATCGGACCACCATCGACAGCCGATTGAAACCGTCCTCGTTCGCCCCACTGAGCTTCCGTTGGCACCCCAAGCCATGCactgttgttggtggctgATTAATGGGTAATAATCAATCGTCCCAAGTGGTTCTGCTGCTACGTAATCATTTTGCACCGACTGCGATGTTCCATTTATGTGTGTCATTTTACGGTTTGGTCTTATCCGCCCGTGACCGCACTTGCGCCAACTGTTTTACTTGTTATCAGCGACAGCACGCGATTGTGTGCGTTTGCCACACACGAGTGTGTGTTCTAACAAACAGCTACCACCAGTAGGGTCGTTGACGTATTGTAGAGGCGCGAATCGACTGCGTCTGTGGTAAACCACCGTAGGCCCCCTCCAGTTCTGGCCAGCGGATGTTGCCGATGTATCATCGCATCgtaagcaaacaaatttgGTCACCTGCCCGACAATGAGACACTCCCAACCAATGTAATTGAGTACACGATGACAGGCATTCGGTGCATGATAAGAAACTCCAACGTGCGTCCGGCATGTCGATCACAATGAtcccgtttttctttgcgTCATACGCCCTTTACGAAGACAGTACTTGTTGATACACATATCGCTTTGCACTATTGTGCCACCGTATCCTTGACCGTACTAAAATCTCACCTTTTCTCATTTTGAATTACAGATACAAAATGGTCCGCGGGATCAAATGGGTCGATGAAGTGGTGGAAGACGCACCATACGTTACAACGCTTGAAACCCTAGACAAATATGAATGTGATTTTTGCGTGCACGGTGGTAAGTTTCAATTCCATTACGCAAGGATATCTCCACGAAATCAGTGCCGTGCTGCCGATACACGGTTCTGGTTTTGTTGGTATCCTTCAATCATTTTCGTCAACTTAGTCTACTGGTACACGATCATTTATTGCTACTGCGATTCTGGTGTGCAAAGTGCAATAGTTATTCGACCTAAACGAGCCCGTGGACTACGAACATAAACTAGGTGGCAATGTCTCACTTCGACACCGATGGGGTTGAGCTAGATCCGGGATCACAGCTAGCAACATTCGATCGAACCCAAGCATACGCTTCGATCGCGTTGGCGTGATTGAGATGTGAGGGCGCTGTAGCCGGCAGTCCGCGAGGGAAGCACTGACCTTAAATCGACAGTATGTTTACTATTACAATTCCTCCCATGTCTTCCAATAACATCGATTAACTCGGTGAATGGGAGAAAGGCAACGCCTGATACGTCGGAATACGGGAATGTGAAAAAGCGATAGTGAATTTTCGCTGTGCGCTTCTCCATTACAATGCTTGCGTATGTCAAACTTTGTACTGAAGTGGTGTGATCGGGGTCAACGCTGATTGTCCTTAATAGGGGGTCACGTCGCTGTGCTGAATGTTTTGACTGAGCATGGCGAGGAAGCTGTTGTGTGAGTTGATAGCGTACTTTGAAAATTGTATAAAACGTTCAAGGGACACTGAAACTACCGATACGGGTTAACTTCGACTTCGGCCGTTTGCCGAAGAGGCCATAGAGTTTATTCAACCTGGAAGTCTAATGTTTTCTTCTCTACATTTCCAGACGACATCACCCTGACGGCGGATGGAGTCGACACATACCATTTGGTGAAGAAGGCATTACGTTACAAGTAGGTGtgacgcgaacgcgaagaTTCACTTGCGTGGTACTTGTATCATACAATCATTAACaaacttttgcttcattcACAGGGAAGTCTCGCGAACGGCAGGGGTCTCTACGACGGATCTGGTGGGGCGCATGCTGTTACTGACAAAAAATCACTTCAAACAAGGTGAAAAGGAATATGAAGTTGGCAAAGACGGTAAATATTCATCTCCATTCAATGGGTCACAGTTCCTACGCGTGTGTTTGTACCTTTTCAAGCTATCATAGCCCTAATGCTCTAGACTTTCATTCAGTCTTTTCATATCAGTAGCCCAAAGTAGAATTCCGTTGGCCTTTACTATCCACCTTTCCCAGCGCACGCTCAACTAATCCTCGCATGCTGTTCGCTTTACCTAATCTTTCCAATCACAAGTGTTCGAAGCTTTACTTAAGAAGTATAAAGATAAATGTATCTCAGGATCATCACAGCTGGGGCAAGACCACACGGCCCGCAGTCCCTGGACCGGATGCTCACAGTTTCTGCCgacaacacaaaaaatcatACAGTTCAGCGACGGCAAGtcgccgaaaccgaacgatcgTATCGTGTACGTGGCCGGTGCGTTCGATCTGTTCCACGTCGGGCATTTGGATTTTCTGGAAAAAGCCCGCAGCTACGGTGACTATCTGATCGTCGGCCTGCACACAGATCCGGTGGTCAATCAGTACAAGGGAGGAAACTACCCAATCATGAACCTGCACGAGCGTGTCCTCAGCGTATTGGCGTGCAAGTACGTCAACGAAGTGGTCATCGGTGCGCCGTACTCGGTAACGGCTGACTTAATGGAACACTTTAACGTTGGGCTGGTGTGCCACGGTCAGACGCACATTGCGCTCGACGTCGGCAATATCGATCCGTACGCAATACCGAAGCAgatgggaaaatttatgctaatcGATTCGGGTAAGACAAGGCGgaagtttttttgttgcaatgGAACGAAATAATCATTTTCGCTTTTACCTTCGCCTGCCAGGTAACACCATAACGACGGAGGACATTGTCGATCGCATCATCCGCCATCGGATAGAGTTTGAGCAGCGGAaccagaagaaagaaaaaaaagaaattgaagTGTACGAAGCGCTGCAGAAGGTTAAATTGGCACAAAAGTCCGGTTGACGGGTCGGTGGAGAGTGATAAGCATGGGCGGGACATTTAGTCGGTGTTCTCGCACGTTGTTTTTGAGTTACGTGTTCAGCATCATTCCTTTTAGTGTGCGGTACGAGGGCATGTCCGTGGCACGTGTGTTTTACAAATTCGGTTTAttcgttctgtttgtttcttgtttacGTTAGTCATGTAGTGCTTATGATTTTACTTCTATTCCGGCATCCGGTGTGTAGCGTATTTGTTCTAGAAAACGTTTGGCCGGCCTATAGTATGAGTGCTAGGCAAAACCACAGTGCAAAATTGGTATTGAGGAAGCTAGTGGTAatcaagaaacaaaaaccaaaaccttAGTGTGGTGTGGCGGTTGTGTGAATCTCTAATTTTTCGTCCACCACAAACCATGCCGAGAATAAATCATGTACTTTATCATTATCTCATTAAAGAGTTCATGCTCCTTCCTTCGATTTTTACTAGTAGTGTGGTACATAATCGGCCATAACCTGATTTACATGGGAGTTTAACAATTACCTCTTCAATTTGAAAAGATCAAGCTTCTCATTACAGAAAAGATGAACCTTATTTGGAAGGAACTTAAACATGATTGGAACTCTTTCCTTcgcataaatttgtttatttctttcaATTGGACACACGTTGACAACTTAATTAAACACAGACAAAGCTTTGTGAGTTTAAAACACTAGTTATCGTACGTTTCGAGAGGCAAGCAATGTATTTGATTGAAGCAAACGATCCGAACAATTAACGACGATCGTCGGTGTGACCAAGTGATGGTGCTTTGAACCCGTTTAGTGTAGTTACTACTAGGGAGGATAGTAAACcaattattaaaacaaattacgACGCACG encodes the following:
- the LOC131211921 gene encoding ectonucleoside triphosphate diphosphohydrolase 5 isoform X1 gives rise to the protein MPSSNQNLRNRKLQQQDSSERTQPPAGARRKGGSGGAKSAGSNLRFSFICLVVSASLLIFLLGAYTDSFHPIIDGIAGRLGYHEKIYAVVIDAGSTGSRVLAFEFHHGYLDGRLVLDYELFQQSKPGLSAFAERPLDGAASIGKLLDAAKGVVPSEKLSQTPLVLKATAGLRLLKPEQAEALLAACRELFRTSGFQVDGQAVEIMDGTDEGIFSWFTVNFLLGKLNSRSTVAALDLGGGSTQVTFAPKDVSQTPLYAAFMHRVPTLDSYVEVFTNSYLGAGLHAIRHAVFTHRVAENETKLASECVNPIIKNKLFRYGTGQYYVSGKENPRATAENPVVDYEQCAAIVREKLLPTLKPKPVTLKQHEISAFSYFFDRAIETGLVDPMQGGETTVGEFVSKSREVCAEANTDQPFMCVDLVFISTLLEEGYGLKAKTPLKLYKKIDGHEISWALGCAYNILTSRESANKK
- the LOC131211921 gene encoding ectonucleoside triphosphate diphosphohydrolase 5 isoform X2, translated to MGYDYELLQQQDSSERTQPPAGARRKGGSGGAKSAGSNLRFSFICLVVSASLLIFLLGAYTDSFHPIIDGIAGRLGYHEKIYAVVIDAGSTGSRVLAFEFHHGYLDGRLVLDYELFQQSKPGLSAFAERPLDGAASIGKLLDAAKGVVPSEKLSQTPLVLKATAGLRLLKPEQAEALLAACRELFRTSGFQVDGQAVEIMDGTDEGIFSWFTVNFLLGKLNSRSTVAALDLGGGSTQVTFAPKDVSQTPLYAAFMHRVPTLDSYVEVFTNSYLGAGLHAIRHAVFTHRVAENETKLASECVNPIIKNKLFRYGTGQYYVSGKENPRATAENPVVDYEQCAAIVREKLLPTLKPKPVTLKQHEISAFSYFFDRAIETGLVDPMQGGETTVGEFVSKSREVCAEANTDQPFMCVDLVFISTLLEEGYGLKAKTPLKLYKKIDGHEISWALGCAYNILTSRESANKK
- the LOC131211922 gene encoding ethanolamine-phosphate cytidylyltransferase isoform X1, encoding MEKSGENGHESPEKEVRVWCDGCYDMVHFGHANSLRQAKALGHKLIVGIHNDEDITRNKGPPVFTQEERYKMVRGIKWVDEVVEDAPYVTTLETLDKYECDFCVHGDDITLTADGVDTYHLVKKALRYKEVSRTAGVSTTDLVGRMLLLTKNHFKQGEKEYEVGKDGSSQLGQDHTARSPWTGCSQFLPTTQKIIQFSDGKSPKPNDRIVYVAGAFDLFHVGHLDFLEKARSYGDYLIVGLHTDPVVNQYKGGNYPIMNLHERVLSVLACKYVNEVVIGAPYSVTADLMEHFNVGLVCHGQTHIALDVGNIDPYAIPKQMGKFMLIDSGNTITTEDIVDRIIRHRIEFEQRNQKKEKKEIEVYEALQKVKLAQKSG
- the LOC131211922 gene encoding ethanolamine-phosphate cytidylyltransferase isoform X2, yielding MEKSGENGHESPEKEVRVWCDGCYDMVHFGHANSLRQAKALGHKLIVGIHNDEDITRNKGPPVFTQEERYKMVRGIKWVDEVVEDAPYVTTLETLDKYECDFCVHGDDITLTADGVDTYHLVKKALRYKEVSRTAGVSTTDLVGRMLLLTKNHFKQGSSQLGQDHTARSPWTGCSQFLPTTQKIIQFSDGKSPKPNDRIVYVAGAFDLFHVGHLDFLEKARSYGDYLIVGLHTDPVVNQYKGGNYPIMNLHERVLSVLACKYVNEVVIGAPYSVTADLMEHFNVGLVCHGQTHIALDVGNIDPYAIPKQMGKFMLIDSGNTITTEDIVDRIIRHRIEFEQRNQKKEKKEIEVYEALQKVKLAQKSG